In Nitratiruptor sp. YY09-18, a single window of DNA contains:
- the rpoC gene encoding DNA-directed RNA polymerase subunit beta': protein MKKLVPIEIGEEKRPKDIKAIQFKLASPEKILSWSHGEVKKPETINYRTLKPERDGLFCAKIFGPIKDYECLCGKYKKMRYKGVVCEKCGVEVTVSKVRRSRMGHIELVTPVAHIWYVNSLPSRIGTLLGVKMKDLERVLYYEAYIVKEPGEAYYDFEKKNPVKKYDVLNEEQYQQLMQYFGDTGFDARMGGEVVKELLEEFDLVGTFEQLKEEMRQTNSEAKRKTIVKRLKVIESFLNSGNRPEWMMLTVIPVLPPDLRPLVALDGGKFAVSDVNDLYRRVINRNQRLKRLLDLDAPEIIVRNEKRMLQEAVDALIDNGRRGNAVKGANKRPLKSLSEIIKGKQGRFRQNLLGKRVDFSGRSVIVVGPNLRMDQCGLPKLMALELFKPHLLAKLEEKGYATTLKQAKKMIEDRENVVWECLQEIVDEYPVLLNRAPTLHKLSIQAFHPVLIDGKAIQLHPLVCSAFNADFDGDQMAVHVPLTEEAIAECKVLMLSSMNILLPASGRAIAVPTQDMVLGIYYLSKEREGAKGTNKLFADVDEVMIALESGYLDINAKIRTKIDGQVVYTTAGRMIIKSILPDFVPLNIWNRVLKKKDIANLVDYVFKEGGPKITAEFLDNLKELGFKYSTMAGISISAYDIKVPESKQKLIEEAKNKVKEIQKQFQAGLLTEQERYNKIIDIWTDTTNAVAKEMMELMKNDKEGFNSVYMMADSGARGSSAQIRQLAGMRGLMAKPDGTIIETPIISNFKEGLNVLEYFISTHGARKGLADTALKTANAGYLTRKLVDVAQNVKVTIEDCGTHEGVEITEISVGNELIESLEDRILGRVLAQDVIDPITKEILFTEGTLLDEEKTKKIVEVGIKSVVIRTPITCKAEKGVCAKCYGLNMAEGKLVKPGEAVGIIAAQSIGEPGTQLTLRTFHVGGTASRAAEERQVVATKEGFIRYYNLKTYETENGKIIVANRRNAGVLLVEPKIKALFDGELDIKTIHDEVLITLSDGKEKVRYSLKKNDFAKPNELAGVSGKIEGKLFLPYESGTKVKAGESIVEIIKEGWNIPNRIPYAAELKVKDGAPVTQKIISGAEGEVKFYKLKGDYLERFENVKKDEKIDEKGLFAVIADDQGREAARHYIARGSIVQVDDNQKVSKDTIIAVPAKSDKTIIAEWDPYSIPIIAEKEGVVTFEDVIPGITAVEQVDEFTGETRLTINEYIPPEYKPAIVLAPKDGSDVIRYVLEPKTALYVQNGQEVKLAQILAKTPKAAAKSRDITGGLPRVSELFEARRPKDPAVVAEIDGVVSFGKPSRGKQRIIITADTGQTVEYLIDKNRQILVHNGEFVHAGERLTDGTISGHDILRTLGEKALMYYMVSEIQQVYRRQGVNIADKHIEIIVSQMLRQVKIIESGDTKFIPGDLVSKKEFRKENERILKLGGQPAIAEPVLVGITRAAVSSDSVISAASFQDTTKVLTEASISAKIDYLEDLKENVIIGRLIPVGTGLYNKKDIALQVASEE from the coding sequence ATGAAGAAACTGGTACCAATTGAAATCGGTGAAGAGAAAAGACCAAAAGATATCAAGGCTATCCAGTTCAAACTGGCGAGCCCTGAGAAAATTCTTAGCTGGTCTCATGGCGAAGTAAAAAAGCCTGAGACTATCAACTACCGCACGCTCAAACCTGAGCGCGATGGACTCTTTTGTGCAAAGATTTTTGGTCCTATTAAAGATTATGAGTGTCTTTGTGGTAAATACAAAAAGATGCGCTACAAAGGTGTAGTGTGTGAAAAATGTGGTGTTGAGGTAACTGTAAGTAAAGTACGCCGCAGCCGCATGGGGCATATTGAGCTTGTTACACCTGTAGCGCATATTTGGTATGTAAACTCTTTGCCAAGTCGTATCGGTACGCTTCTTGGTGTCAAAATGAAAGATTTGGAGCGTGTGCTCTACTATGAAGCATATATAGTCAAAGAACCAGGTGAGGCGTATTACGATTTTGAAAAGAAAAATCCAGTTAAAAAGTATGATGTTTTAAATGAGGAGCAATACCAGCAACTCATGCAGTATTTCGGTGATACGGGTTTTGATGCTCGTATGGGTGGCGAAGTAGTCAAAGAGCTTCTTGAAGAGTTTGATTTAGTTGGAACCTTTGAGCAGCTCAAGGAGGAGATGCGCCAGACCAATTCTGAAGCTAAACGCAAAACGATCGTCAAGCGTCTCAAAGTTATTGAGAGTTTTCTCAATAGCGGCAATAGACCTGAGTGGATGATGCTTACAGTCATTCCCGTTCTTCCACCAGATCTTCGCCCGCTTGTAGCACTTGATGGCGGAAAGTTTGCTGTGAGTGATGTCAATGATCTCTATCGCCGCGTAATTAACCGTAACCAGCGTCTCAAAAGACTGCTAGATCTGGATGCACCTGAGATTATTGTGCGCAACGAAAAGAGAATGCTCCAAGAAGCAGTGGACGCTCTTATAGATAATGGTCGCCGTGGCAATGCAGTTAAGGGAGCAAATAAGCGTCCTCTCAAATCCCTCAGTGAAATTATAAAAGGAAAGCAGGGACGCTTCCGCCAAAACCTCCTTGGTAAGCGTGTCGATTTCTCTGGACGTTCTGTAATCGTAGTAGGCCCTAATCTTCGTATGGATCAGTGCGGATTGCCAAAACTTATGGCTTTAGAATTATTTAAACCGCATCTCTTGGCAAAACTTGAGGAAAAGGGCTATGCTACTACACTCAAGCAAGCTAAGAAGATGATCGAAGATAGAGAAAATGTTGTATGGGAGTGTTTGCAAGAGATAGTTGATGAGTATCCAGTGCTTCTCAACCGTGCACCGACACTCCACAAACTCTCTATCCAGGCTTTCCACCCAGTACTCATCGATGGAAAAGCGATTCAGCTCCATCCACTTGTCTGTTCGGCATTCAACGCTGACTTTGACGGTGACCAGATGGCTGTGCATGTACCGCTTACTGAAGAGGCGATTGCAGAGTGTAAGGTATTGATGCTTAGCTCCATGAACATTTTGCTCCCTGCATCTGGCCGCGCTATTGCAGTGCCGACACAGGATATGGTCCTAGGTATCTACTATCTTTCAAAAGAGCGTGAGGGTGCAAAGGGTACAAATAAGCTCTTTGCAGATGTTGATGAGGTGATGATTGCATTAGAGTCTGGCTATCTTGATATCAATGCAAAAATACGTACAAAAATCGATGGACAGGTTGTCTATACAACTGCTGGCCGCATGATCATCAAATCGATCTTGCCAGATTTTGTGCCACTCAATATCTGGAACAGAGTGCTCAAGAAAAAAGATATAGCAAATCTTGTTGACTATGTCTTCAAAGAGGGTGGACCAAAAATTACAGCAGAGTTTTTGGATAATCTCAAAGAGCTTGGTTTCAAATACTCAACAATGGCGGGTATTAGTATCAGTGCATATGATATCAAAGTACCTGAGTCGAAACAAAAACTCATCGAAGAGGCAAAAAACAAAGTCAAAGAGATTCAAAAGCAGTTCCAAGCAGGTCTCTTGACCGAGCAAGAGCGCTACAACAAAATCATCGATATCTGGACTGATACTACAAATGCAGTTGCAAAAGAGATGATGGAGCTCATGAAAAATGACAAAGAGGGCTTCAACTCAGTATACATGATGGCTGACTCTGGAGCTCGCGGTAGCTCAGCACAGATTCGCCAGCTCGCTGGTATGCGTGGTCTTATGGCAAAACCAGATGGAACAATTATTGAGACGCCAATTATCTCTAACTTCAAAGAGGGTCTCAATGTTCTTGAGTACTTCATCTCTACCCACGGTGCAAGAAAGGGTCTTGCAGATACTGCACTCAAAACTGCAAACGCAGGGTATTTGACAAGAAAACTCGTTGATGTGGCGCAAAATGTCAAGGTCACAATTGAAGATTGTGGAACGCACGAAGGTGTAGAGATTACTGAAATTAGTGTAGGGAATGAACTCATTGAATCACTTGAAGATAGAATCTTGGGACGTGTCCTTGCACAAGATGTGATAGATCCAATTACAAAAGAGATTCTCTTTACCGAAGGTACACTTCTTGATGAAGAAAAAACGAAAAAAATCGTCGAAGTTGGTATCAAGTCTGTAGTTATACGTACACCAATAACATGTAAAGCAGAAAAAGGTGTCTGTGCAAAATGCTATGGTCTGAATATGGCGGAAGGTAAACTTGTCAAACCTGGTGAGGCAGTAGGAATCATCGCAGCCCAATCTATCGGTGAGCCAGGAACGCAGTTGACACTAAGAACTTTCCACGTTGGTGGTACAGCAAGTAGGGCAGCGGAAGAGCGACAAGTTGTTGCAACAAAAGAGGGCTTCATTCGCTACTACAACCTGAAAACATATGAGACAGAAAATGGCAAGATTATAGTTGCAAACAGACGTAATGCTGGAGTATTGTTGGTTGAGCCTAAAATCAAAGCTCTCTTTGATGGTGAGCTCGATATTAAAACAATCCACGATGAGGTTCTTATCACGTTGAGTGATGGCAAAGAGAAAGTACGCTACTCACTCAAGAAAAACGACTTTGCAAAACCAAACGAGCTTGCAGGTGTAAGTGGTAAGATTGAAGGTAAACTCTTCTTGCCGTATGAAAGCGGCACAAAAGTCAAAGCTGGTGAGAGTATTGTAGAGATTATCAAAGAGGGATGGAATATTCCAAACCGTATACCTTACGCAGCAGAGCTCAAGGTAAAAGATGGAGCTCCTGTTACACAAAAAATCATCAGTGGTGCTGAGGGTGAAGTGAAGTTTTACAAGCTCAAAGGTGATTATCTTGAGCGCTTTGAAAATGTCAAAAAAGATGAAAAAATCGACGAGAAAGGTCTCTTTGCTGTCATTGCAGATGACCAAGGAAGAGAGGCAGCACGCCACTATATTGCAAGAGGTTCAATCGTGCAGGTAGATGATAATCAAAAAGTATCAAAAGATACGATCATTGCGGTTCCTGCAAAATCTGATAAGACTATTATTGCTGAGTGGGATCCATATTCTATCCCAATCATTGCAGAAAAAGAGGGTGTTGTCACATTTGAAGATGTAATCCCTGGCATCACCGCAGTTGAGCAGGTTGATGAGTTTACAGGTGAGACAAGACTCACAATCAATGAGTATATTCCACCTGAATATAAACCTGCTATTGTGCTAGCACCAAAAGATGGGAGTGATGTGATCCGCTATGTGCTTGAGCCAAAAACTGCACTCTATGTACAAAACGGCCAAGAGGTGAAACTAGCCCAAATTTTGGCAAAAACACCAAAAGCTGCAGCAAAATCGAGAGACATCACCGGGGGTCTTCCGAGGGTAAGTGAACTCTTTGAAGCAAGACGACCAAAAGATCCAGCGGTTGTAGCTGAGATCGACGGAGTTGTAAGCTTTGGTAAACCAAGCCGTGGCAAACAGCGTATCATCATCACAGCTGATACTGGTCAGACTGTAGAGTATTTAATCGATAAAAATCGCCAGATCCTGGTTCATAATGGCGAGTTTGTCCATGCTGGTGAGCGACTCACAGATGGTACTATCAGTGGTCACGATATTCTCCGCACCCTTGGTGAAAAAGCGCTTATGTACTATATGGTAAGCGAGATTCAGCAAGTGTATCGCCGCCAGGGTGTTAATATTGCTGATAAGCATATCGAAATCATCGTTTCACAAATGCTTCGCCAGGTTAAAATCATTGAGAGTGGTGATACCAAGTTTATCCCAGGTGATTTGGTGAGCAAAAAAGAGTTTAGAAAAGAGAACGAGAGAATTCTCAAACTAGGCGGTCAACCTGCAATTGCCGAGCCAGTACTCGTAGGTATTACTCGTGCGGCAGTGAGCTCAGACTCTGTTATTAGTGCTGCTTCATTCCAAGACACTACTAAAGTCTTGACTGAAGCGAGCATCAGTGCAAAAATAGACTATCTCGAAGATCTCAAAGAGAACGTCATCATCGGTAGACTCATTCCAGTTGGAACAGGACTCTATAACAAAAAAGATATAGCGTTGCAAGTTGCAAGCGAGGAGTAA
- the rpsL gene encoding 30S ribosomal protein S12, translating into MPTINQLVRKERKKVIKKSKSPALVKCPQRRGVCTRVYTTTPKKPNSALRKVAKVRLTSGFEVISYIPGEGHNLQEHSIVLVRGGRVKDLPGVKYHIVRGALDTAGVANRKKSRSKYGTKKPKS; encoded by the coding sequence GTGCCTACAATCAACCAGTTGGTAAGAAAAGAGAGAAAAAAGGTGATCAAAAAATCAAAATCACCTGCTCTTGTAAAGTGTCCACAAAGACGAGGCGTGTGCACGAGAGTCTATACGACTACGCCTAAAAAACCAAACTCTGCACTGAGAAAAGTTGCAAAAGTGCGACTTACTTCAGGATTCGAAGTGATCAGTTATATCCCTGGAGAGGGTCACAACCTCCAAGAGCACTCTATTGTATTGGTGCGCGGTGGTAGGGTAAAAGATTTACCAGGTGTGAAGTATCACATTGTTCGTGGTGCACTCGATACTGCGGGTGTAGCGAATAGAAAGAAATCTCGTTCTAAATACGGAACAAAAAAACCTAAATCTTAA
- the rpsG gene encoding 30S ribosomal protein S7 gives MRRRRAPVREVLPDPIYGSKVVTKFINKLMWDGKKSTAQKIFYNALKLIEEKDKEAKGIDVFNEAIENVKPLLEVKSRRVGGATYQVPVEVRPVRQQSLAIRWIVDAARNRNERTMAERLANELLDAANKRGAAYKKKEDTYKMAEANKAFAHYRW, from the coding sequence GTGAGAAGAAGAAGAGCCCCAGTAAGGGAAGTGTTACCAGATCCGATTTATGGAAGCAAAGTTGTTACAAAGTTTATTAATAAATTGATGTGGGATGGCAAAAAGAGTACAGCGCAAAAGATTTTCTATAATGCGCTTAAGCTCATTGAAGAGAAAGACAAAGAAGCAAAAGGTATCGATGTATTCAATGAAGCGATCGAAAATGTGAAACCTTTGCTTGAAGTAAAAAGTAGACGTGTAGGTGGAGCTACTTACCAAGTTCCGGTTGAAGTTAGGCCTGTGAGACAACAATCACTTGCAATTCGCTGGATCGTAGATGCAGCACGTAATAGAAACGAGCGCACTATGGCTGAGCGTTTGGCAAATGAACTTCTTGATGCTGCAAACAAAAGAGGTGCAGCATATAAGAAAAAAGAAGATACTTATAAAATGGCAGAAGCTAACAAAGCATTTGCTCACTATAGATGGTAA
- the fusA gene encoding elongation factor G: MARKTPIEKVRNIGIAAHIDAGKTTTTERILYYTGISHKIGEVHEGAATMDWMEQEKERGITITSAATTCFWKDHQINIIDTPGHVDFTIEVERSMRVLDGAVAVFCAVGGVQPQSETVWRQANKYHVPRIVFVNKMDRIGADFFNVENQIRERLKANPVPIQIPIGAEDNFRGVVDLVEMKGIVWDDETMGAKYEVIDIPEELREKAEEYREKLIEAVAETDEELLEKYLGGEELTTEEIKKGIKKGTLDMSITPMLCGSAFKNKGVQTLLDAVVDYLPAPTEVSWIKGIDPKTGEEVSVESTDDGPFAALAFKIMTDPFVGQLSFIRVYRGQITSGSYVLNSTKEKKERVGRLLKMHANKREEIKELPAGEIGAVVGLKYTLTGDTLCDENHPVILEKMEFPEPVISVAVEPKTKADQEKMATALAKLAEEDPSFRVHTDEETGQTIISGMGELHLEIIVDRMKREFKVDAEVGQPQVAYRETIKTPVEQEYKYAKQSGGRGQYGHVFIKLEPQEPGKGYEFVNNITGGVIPKEYIPAVDKGIQEAMQNGVVAGYPVVDVKATLYDGSYHEVDSSEMAFKIAGSMAFKEAAKKANPVLLEPIMKVEVEVPEEYMGDVIGDINRRRGQVASMEDRAGNKIVTAMVPLAEMFGYSTDLRSFTQGRGTYSMEFDHYEEVPKNVADEIVKKRNG; the protein is encoded by the coding sequence ATGGCCAGAAAGACACCTATAGAAAAGGTTCGTAATATTGGTATTGCAGCGCACATCGATGCTGGTAAAACAACTACTACAGAGAGAATTTTGTACTACACAGGTATATCTCATAAAATTGGTGAGGTGCACGAGGGTGCTGCGACAATGGACTGGATGGAGCAAGAGAAAGAGAGAGGTATTACAATTACTTCTGCAGCAACCACATGCTTTTGGAAAGACCACCAAATCAACATCATCGACACTCCAGGGCACGTTGACTTTACAATCGAAGTTGAGCGTAGTATGCGTGTTCTTGATGGTGCTGTAGCAGTATTTTGTGCAGTTGGTGGTGTGCAGCCACAATCTGAGACTGTTTGGCGCCAGGCAAACAAATACCATGTTCCAAGAATTGTTTTTGTAAACAAAATGGACAGAATTGGTGCAGATTTTTTCAATGTTGAAAATCAGATTCGTGAAAGACTCAAAGCAAACCCAGTTCCTATTCAGATTCCAATCGGTGCAGAAGATAACTTCAGGGGTGTCGTAGATCTTGTCGAAATGAAAGGAATTGTCTGGGATGATGAGACAATGGGTGCAAAATATGAAGTGATTGATATCCCTGAAGAACTTCGCGAAAAAGCTGAGGAGTATAGAGAAAAACTTATCGAAGCTGTAGCAGAGACTGATGAAGAACTTTTAGAAAAGTATCTTGGCGGTGAAGAACTTACTACTGAAGAGATCAAAAAGGGTATCAAAAAAGGTACACTTGATATGTCAATCACTCCAATGCTTTGTGGTAGTGCATTCAAAAACAAAGGGGTGCAAACACTTCTTGATGCAGTCGTTGATTATCTTCCTGCTCCAACAGAAGTGAGCTGGATCAAAGGAATCGATCCTAAAACTGGTGAAGAGGTAAGTGTTGAGTCAACTGATGATGGTCCATTTGCAGCACTTGCATTCAAAATCATGACAGACCCATTTGTTGGACAGCTCTCATTTATCCGTGTATATAGAGGACAGATTACGAGTGGAAGCTATGTGCTCAACTCAACAAAAGAGAAGAAAGAGCGTGTAGGTCGACTTCTTAAGATGCATGCGAATAAGCGTGAGGAGATCAAAGAGCTGCCTGCTGGTGAGATTGGCGCAGTTGTTGGTCTCAAATACACACTTACTGGAGATACACTCTGCGATGAGAACCATCCAGTAATTCTAGAAAAAATGGAATTCCCAGAGCCAGTTATCTCTGTTGCAGTTGAGCCTAAAACAAAAGCTGACCAAGAGAAGATGGCTACTGCTTTGGCAAAACTTGCTGAAGAGGATCCAAGCTTTAGAGTCCATACTGATGAAGAGACAGGTCAGACAATTATCTCTGGTATGGGTGAGTTGCACCTTGAAATCATTGTTGATCGTATGAAACGCGAATTTAAAGTGGATGCAGAAGTTGGTCAGCCACAAGTTGCATATAGAGAAACTATCAAAACTCCTGTTGAGCAAGAGTACAAATATGCAAAACAGTCTGGTGGTCGTGGTCAGTACGGACATGTATTCATTAAACTTGAGCCACAAGAGCCTGGTAAAGGGTATGAGTTTGTTAACAATATCACTGGTGGTGTCATTCCAAAAGAGTATATCCCAGCAGTTGACAAAGGTATCCAAGAGGCTATGCAAAATGGTGTAGTTGCTGGATATCCTGTGGTAGATGTCAAAGCGACACTCTATGATGGTAGCTACCACGAAGTTGACTCTAGCGAAATGGCATTCAAAATAGCTGGTTCTATGGCATTCAAAGAGGCAGCGAAGAAGGCAAACCCTGTGCTTCTTGAGCCAATTATGAAAGTAGAAGTTGAAGTTCCTGAAGAGTATATGGGTGATGTTATCGGTGATATCAATCGTCGTCGTGGACAAGTAGCAAGTATGGAGGATCGTGCAGGAAACAAAATTGTCACTGCAATGGTACCACTTGCAGAGATGTTTGGATACTCAACAGATCTAAGATCTTTCACACAAGGTCGTGGTACTTACTCTATGGAATTTGATCACTACGAAGAGGTGCCGAAAAACGTTGCAGACGAAATCGTCAAAAAACGCAATGGCTAA
- a CDS encoding cupin domain-containing protein has product MAKVIKTHITDEKTIKETLHKEGFFNIFTWHDEPNTHYPVHTHPNYEVRWVIDGILEITQDGKTIKLEPGDRLESEPHTPHSAYTPTGVTYVCGSR; this is encoded by the coding sequence ATGGCTAAGGTCATTAAGACCCACATTACTGACGAAAAAACTATCAAAGAGACTCTCCATAAGGAGGGTTTCTTTAACATCTTCACTTGGCATGATGAGCCAAATACGCATTATCCAGTCCATACCCATCCCAACTATGAAGTACGTTGGGTGATTGATGGTATATTAGAAATTACCCAAGATGGAAAAACTATAAAACTTGAGCCAGGTGATCGTTTAGAGAGTGAGCCTCATACTCCACATAGCGCTTACACACCCACAGGGGTTACTTACGTATGTGGGTCCCGGTAG
- a CDS encoding superoxide dismutase, which produces MQHLLPDLPFAYTALEPFLSQETLHYHHDKHHAGYVKKLNALIQGTQFEDLPLKEIIQKADGAIFNNAAQTFNHNLYWHCLSPQTCSPSKEFEEKIIYTFGGMELFKEQFIQAALNNFGCGWTWLTMDEKGNLHIENTTGADTPLRYNKTPLLTIDVWEHAYYLDYKNERGKYLENFYTYINWESASNIFANANYLDTIALEG; this is translated from the coding sequence ATGCAACACCTATTACCAGATCTTCCTTTTGCCTACACAGCACTTGAGCCCTTTCTCTCACAAGAGACACTCCACTACCATCATGATAAACATCATGCTGGATATGTTAAGAAGCTCAATGCTCTCATTCAAGGCACACAATTTGAAGATTTACCGCTCAAAGAGATAATTCAAAAAGCTGATGGTGCAATTTTCAATAATGCAGCACAAACATTCAATCACAACCTCTATTGGCACTGCCTCTCACCACAAACATGCTCTCCTTCCAAAGAGTTTGAAGAAAAGATTATATATACCTTTGGCGGGATGGAATTATTTAAAGAGCAGTTTATCCAGGCAGCTTTGAACAATTTTGGCTGCGGTTGGACATGGCTTACTATGGATGAAAAGGGCAATTTGCACATAGAAAACACGACCGGTGCAGATACACCCTTGCGCTATAACAAAACTCCTCTGCTAACAATTGATGTTTGGGAGCATGCATATTATCTTGATTATAAAAATGAACGCGGAAAGTATCTAGAAAACTTTTATACTTACATCAATTGGGAAAGCGCTTCAAATATATTCGCAAATGCAAACTATCTCGATACCATTGCGCTAGAGGGATAG
- a CDS encoding RNA-binding protein, giving the protein MKQIYVGNLPYRSGEEEVRNLFAQYGEVNSVKLITDRETGRPRGFGFVEMDDSEALAAIEALDGQEFEGRVLKVNEARPRQPRQPREFN; this is encoded by the coding sequence ATGAAGCAAATCTATGTTGGGAATCTCCCATACAGATCAGGCGAAGAAGAAGTGCGTAACCTATTCGCACAATATGGTGAGGTAAACTCTGTAAAACTTATAACTGACAGAGAGACAGGACGTCCAAGAGGTTTTGGATTTGTTGAGATGGATGATAGTGAAGCCCTTGCTGCTATCGAAGCTCTTGATGGACAAGAGTTTGAAGGCAGAGTACTAAAAGTCAATGAAGCGAGACCTAGACAGCCTCGTCAACCAAGAGAATTTAACTAA
- a CDS encoding DNA polymerase IV produces MKIHLDLDAFFISAERIKHPELRGIPAAVGGRGDPFIFDTHSQYKLDTLDESSGAFVPSIFYNAQSNFLDYFVENGKIRGIIITASYEARKHGIKTGMTIKEALLLYPNLKVVPPNHLYYHQLSHELKHFLQEQIPLVEQYSIDEFFADVHGWVSYEELPNFLQDLQAKILEKFSLPISIGAARSKWTAKLATSYAKPQGIKIVENVEEFIHNIPIEEFPGIGRRYLRRLRNYGIKTLGETKDIKDIFYSWKKPGIMLYNRIWGVDNEPIIPTSPRKSIGISRTIDPVSSRAEIERRIAILARHLAFSIAKLRLNPSYYAISIKYDTGHKSKAHYTTNRPFSEALLKKIAIALFRKCDHYPTASIIRIGISCARFEEKKIYNIFTYAKDMKLHALLEATKAIRLRFGTDAILWGCY; encoded by the coding sequence ATGAAAATTCATCTCGATCTTGATGCATTCTTTATCTCGGCTGAACGCATCAAACATCCAGAGCTACGAGGTATCCCAGCTGCAGTTGGTGGAAGGGGAGATCCTTTTATCTTTGATACCCATAGCCAGTACAAACTCGATACCCTTGATGAGAGTAGCGGAGCATTTGTCCCTTCAATTTTTTATAATGCACAGAGCAATTTTCTTGACTATTTTGTAGAAAATGGCAAAATTCGAGGTATTATCATCACAGCAAGCTATGAAGCAAGAAAACACGGCATCAAAACAGGTATGACTATCAAAGAAGCTCTCTTGCTCTATCCAAACCTCAAAGTTGTTCCTCCCAATCATCTTTACTATCATCAGCTCTCCCATGAGCTCAAACACTTTTTGCAAGAGCAGATTCCTCTTGTGGAGCAGTATAGCATCGATGAATTTTTTGCTGATGTGCACGGGTGGGTGTCATACGAAGAGCTTCCAAACTTCTTGCAAGATCTCCAAGCAAAAATATTAGAAAAATTTTCTCTTCCTATCTCTATCGGTGCTGCAAGAAGCAAATGGACAGCTAAACTTGCCACATCCTATGCAAAACCGCAAGGGATCAAGATCGTTGAAAATGTAGAGGAGTTCATCCACAATATCCCCATAGAGGAGTTTCCAGGAATTGGCAGAAGGTACTTGCGAAGACTTCGCAACTACGGTATCAAAACACTAGGTGAGACAAAAGATATCAAAGATATTTTTTACTCGTGGAAAAAGCCTGGTATCATGCTCTATAATCGCATATGGGGCGTCGATAATGAGCCAATTATTCCTACGAGTCCTCGCAAATCCATAGGCATTTCACGCACTATCGATCCGGTAAGCAGCCGTGCTGAGATAGAGCGTCGCATCGCAATTTTAGCGCGCCATCTAGCCTTTAGCATTGCAAAACTTCGCCTCAATCCCTCCTACTACGCTATTAGCATCAAGTATGATACTGGCCACAAGAGCAAAGCCCACTACACCACAAACCGTCCTTTTAGTGAGGCACTGCTCAAAAAAATCGCTATAGCCCTCTTTCGCAAGTGCGATCACTACCCTACAGCATCAATAATACGCATAGGTATTAGCTGCGCAAGATTTGAAGAGAAAAAAATATATAATATCTTTACATATGCAAAAGATATGAAACTCCACGCGCTCTTAGAAGCTACGAAGGCCATTCGCCTGCGATTTGGGACAGATGCAATTTTGTGGGGATGTTATTGA
- a CDS encoding LexA family transcriptional regulator: protein MLSFHEVVERIKDILSQEIGERKVYDKDVAKALGLTPENFSMLKRRNRLPLEELLDFCAKRGISINWLLYDQDPASLCDQTEKFAYVKYFKEVNASAGGGAINYALVSQKLFLDPHIVELLGGRGSIKDIEAINVLGDSMEPLLQDGSIAFIDTSQKELKKSGIFLVRTNAGLFIKRLRLRADKRVELISQNPSYPVEILEPQEVEVVGRVVGTIEKI from the coding sequence ATGCTGAGTTTTCACGAAGTGGTAGAGCGGATCAAAGATATCCTCTCCCAAGAGATTGGAGAGCGCAAAGTCTATGATAAGGATGTGGCAAAGGCGTTGGGACTTACACCAGAGAACTTCTCCATGCTCAAGCGCAGAAATAGACTTCCCCTTGAAGAGCTTCTTGATTTTTGTGCTAAGCGAGGTATTAGTATCAACTGGCTTTTGTATGATCAAGATCCCGCTTCTTTGTGTGATCAGACAGAAAAGTTTGCTTATGTGAAGTATTTCAAAGAGGTTAATGCAAGTGCTGGAGGGGGAGCAATAAACTATGCACTTGTAAGCCAGAAGCTCTTTTTGGATCCGCATATTGTAGAGCTTTTGGGAGGAAGAGGCAGTATCAAAGATATTGAGGCAATTAATGTACTTGGTGACTCTATGGAGCCACTCTTGCAAGATGGAAGCATCGCCTTTATCGATACTTCACAAAAAGAGCTTAAAAAAAGTGGAATATTTTTGGTTAGGACAAACGCGGGACTGTTCATTAAAAGATTGCGTCTTCGTGCCGATAAAAGAGTCGAGCTCATTTCGCAAAATCCAAGTTATCCTGTAGAGATATTAGAACCACAGGAAGTTGAAGTGGTTGGGCGTGTTGTAGGTACTATAGAAAAGATTTAG